One window of the Rhipicephalus sanguineus isolate Rsan-2018 chromosome 4, BIME_Rsan_1.4, whole genome shotgun sequence genome contains the following:
- the LOC119390028 gene encoding beta-1,4-N-acetylgalactosaminyltransferase bre-4 isoform X1: MKCPVASTPYRSLQGSVILAALLAAVRSTYFKLAVGCVLVYVAMAMPVFFDIRRFREVDLNTVHRRFFMFDKTTEAATERHNGTLTKNETHGITGVPKDVVSDSTRSNPSAQNLCPIIPPNLIGYIPTKMDVRSLDDVEGEFPDVMSGGHFRPKECTSRHRVAILIPYRNRTEHLKIFVYNIHRVLARQQIDYGVFVIEQGDNCNFNRAKLLNIGFLESSALYDYQCFVFHDIDLVPVDDRNVYTCPQRPRHMSVTIDSQSGVPYPLMFGGVSALSKELMLRVNGYSNVYWGWGGEDDDISSRLKHINQTILRRPGNIARYKSLKHGKSKANPARFDILREWETRYKTDGLNSVKYKVMHMELKKLYTWILADIREP; the protein is encoded by the exons ATGAAATGTCCAGTCGCTTCTACACCATACAGAAGTCTACAGGGCTCTGTAATTTTAGCTGCGTTATTAGCGGCGGTCCGCAGCACTTACTTTAAGCTTGCCGTGGGCTGTGTGCTTGTATACGTAGCCATGGCCATGCCTGTTTTCTTCGACATCAGAAGATTCAGAGAAGTAGACTTGAAT ACTGTACATCGAAGATTTTTCATGTTTGACAAAACTACAGAGGCAGCAACAGAGCGGCACAACGGCACCCTGACGAAGAATGAGACGCATGGCATTACAGGTGTTCCCAAGGACGTAGTCAGCGACAGTACAAGAAGTAACCCGTCAGCGCAGAACCTATGCCCCATAATACCTCCAAACCTGA TTGGTTACATACCTACGAAGATGGATGTGCGATCGTTAGACGATGTGGAAGGCGAATTTCCTGACGTAATGTCGGGAGGCCACTTCCGGCCCAAGGAATGCACATCTCGGCACAGGGTGGCTATCCTCATACCATACCGAAACCGGACAGAACACCTCAAAATATTTGTATACAACATTCATCGGGTGCTGGCGAGACAGCAGATTGACTACGGTGTCTTCGTCATCGAGCAG GGTGATAATTGCAATTTTAATCGGGCTAAGCTCCTAAACATCGGATTTCTGGAGTCTAGTGCACTCTACGACTACCAGTGCTTCGTCTTCCATGATATCGACCTTGTGCCAGTCGACGACCGCAATGTGTACACGTGTCCTCAAAGGCCTCGTCACATGTCTGTGACTATTGACTCCCAATCGGG TGTCCCGTACCCTTTGATGTTTGGAGGAGTTAGCGCATTGAGCAAGGAGCTAATGTTACGAGTCAACGGCTACTCCAATGTCTACTGGGGATGGGGAGGAGAGGACGACGACATATCTTCCAG GCTTAAACATATCAACCAAACCATACTCAGGCGTCCGGGCAACATAGCTAGGTACAAGTCTTTGAAGCACGGGAAAAGCAAGGCAAATCCAGCCAG GTTTGACATTCTTCGTGAATGGGAAACACGCTACAAGACTGATGGCTTGAACAGTGTCAAGTACAAGGTTATGCACATGGAGTTAAAAAAACTTTACACATGGATACTGGCTGACATAAGAGAGCCATAA
- the LOC119390028 gene encoding beta-1,4-N-acetylgalactosaminyltransferase bre-4 isoform X2 — protein sequence MDVRSLDDVEGEFPDVMSGGHFRPKECTSRHRVAILIPYRNRTEHLKIFVYNIHRVLARQQIDYGVFVIEQGDNCNFNRAKLLNIGFLESSALYDYQCFVFHDIDLVPVDDRNVYTCPQRPRHMSVTIDSQSGVPYPLMFGGVSALSKELMLRVNGYSNVYWGWGGEDDDISSRLKHINQTILRRPGNIARYKSLKHGKSKANPARFDILREWETRYKTDGLNSVKYKVMHMELKKLYTWILADIREP from the exons ATGGATGTGCGATCGTTAGACGATGTGGAAGGCGAATTTCCTGACGTAATGTCGGGAGGCCACTTCCGGCCCAAGGAATGCACATCTCGGCACAGGGTGGCTATCCTCATACCATACCGAAACCGGACAGAACACCTCAAAATATTTGTATACAACATTCATCGGGTGCTGGCGAGACAGCAGATTGACTACGGTGTCTTCGTCATCGAGCAG GGTGATAATTGCAATTTTAATCGGGCTAAGCTCCTAAACATCGGATTTCTGGAGTCTAGTGCACTCTACGACTACCAGTGCTTCGTCTTCCATGATATCGACCTTGTGCCAGTCGACGACCGCAATGTGTACACGTGTCCTCAAAGGCCTCGTCACATGTCTGTGACTATTGACTCCCAATCGGG TGTCCCGTACCCTTTGATGTTTGGAGGAGTTAGCGCATTGAGCAAGGAGCTAATGTTACGAGTCAACGGCTACTCCAATGTCTACTGGGGATGGGGAGGAGAGGACGACGACATATCTTCCAG GCTTAAACATATCAACCAAACCATACTCAGGCGTCCGGGCAACATAGCTAGGTACAAGTCTTTGAAGCACGGGAAAAGCAAGGCAAATCCAGCCAG GTTTGACATTCTTCGTGAATGGGAAACACGCTACAAGACTGATGGCTTGAACAGTGTCAAGTACAAGGTTATGCACATGGAGTTAAAAAAACTTTACACATGGATACTGGCTGACATAAGAGAGCCATAA